In the Flavisolibacter tropicus genome, one interval contains:
- the ytxJ gene encoding bacillithiol system redox-active protein YtxJ, whose amino-acid sequence MSWIALTSGAQLDEIVKKSAEKTQVIFKHSTRCSISSVAQQRLQKGKLPEDIDFYYLDLLSYRGISNQVEDTFKVHHESPQVLVIKDGKCVYDESHLAISMDEIVDQAKAA is encoded by the coding sequence ATGTCATGGATTGCGTTAACCAGCGGGGCCCAGCTGGATGAAATTGTGAAAAAATCGGCCGAAAAGACACAAGTAATCTTTAAACACAGTACTCGATGCTCTATCAGTTCCGTTGCCCAACAACGGCTGCAAAAGGGTAAGCTTCCTGAAGATATAGACTTCTATTATTTGGACTTATTGTCGTATAGAGGTATATCTAACCAAGTGGAAGATACGTTTAAGGTTCATCACGAATCTCCACAGGTTTTGGTTATTAAAGATGGCAAGTGCGTTTATGATGAAAGCCATTTGGCGATATCGATGGACGAGATCGTGGATCAAGCTAAGGCGGCGTAG
- a CDS encoding 3'-5' exonuclease gives MLQLKKPLAFIDIEATGTNVSTDRIVEIAIIKHLPDGNRTVKRKIINPQMPIPKNISEIHGITDEMVKDAPTFKQTAQEIKQFLDGCDLSFYNAYRLDMPILVEEFIRADVDFDMKNRKVVDVQKIFHQMEQRTLSAAYRFYCNKELDGAHGAEVDATATAEILSAQVDRYPQLGNSIDSIIKAVGDDTIIDFARRFAYNDKGEEVFNFGKHKGRTIADVLKAEPQYYDWMMKGEFPMNTKQKLTEIYTRIMLKKK, from the coding sequence ATGTTACAACTGAAGAAGCCCTTGGCTTTTATTGACATAGAAGCTACGGGTACAAATGTGTCTACCGACCGTATCGTGGAAATTGCCATTATTAAGCATCTGCCAGATGGTAACCGTACTGTAAAACGTAAGATCATTAACCCGCAAATGCCTATTCCCAAGAATATCAGTGAGATTCATGGCATTACGGATGAAATGGTAAAAGATGCGCCTACTTTTAAACAAACTGCGCAAGAGATCAAACAGTTTCTTGACGGTTGTGACTTATCCTTTTATAATGCCTATCGCCTAGATATGCCCATACTGGTAGAGGAGTTTATCCGTGCCGATGTGGACTTTGATATGAAAAACCGGAAAGTGGTAGATGTACAAAAGATCTTCCACCAAATGGAGCAACGTACGCTGTCGGCTGCCTACCGTTTTTATTGCAATAAGGAGCTGGATGGTGCACATGGAGCTGAAGTAGATGCAACAGCTACTGCTGAAATCCTGTCAGCTCAGGTAGATCGCTATCCGCAGCTTGGCAACAGCATTGATTCAATTATCAAGGCTGTTGGCGATGATACGATCATTGACTTTGCCCGTCGCTTTGCTTATAATGACAAAGGTGAAGAGGTTTTCAACTTTGGTAAACATAAAGGACGCACTATTGCTGATGTGCTCAAAGCGGAGCCTCAGTATTACGATTGGATGATGAAAGGTGAGTTTCCCATGAATACGAAACAAAAGCTAACCGAGATCTACACTCGCATCATGTTAAAGAAAAAATAG
- a CDS encoding UDP-N-acetylmuramate--L-alanine ligase gives MNIHFISIGGSVMHQLAIALKRKGYQITGSDDEIFEPAKSNLEKEGLLPSVIGWFPERITGALDAVLLGMHAKADNPELIKAKELGLPIYSFPEYIYKESQNKTRVAVGGSHGKTTTTAMLMHVLKNAGKSFDYLVGARLEGFNQSVDITDAPIIVCEADEYPASAIERRPKFHFLFPHIAILTGIAWDHINVFPTFDNYLEQFRIFINKIEPEGYLIYNEGDQTLKDLVASIGRKDIHYYPYSVPSYTISNGETRVCIEGEETALKVFGNHNLLNMHAAWLVCKQLGISAKAFVHAIGSFTGAAKRLELLSKNNTTTVYRDFAHAPSKVKATIDAVKEQFPDRKLVALLELHTYSSLNEQFMTEYKDVLNVAEEAAVYYSKHALELKRMPELKKEMVKAGFGKENLQVLNQKQELEQWLAERQFDNSVVLLMSSGNYDGMDVEAFAKHITKVGG, from the coding sequence ATGAATATCCATTTTATATCAATCGGCGGCAGTGTTATGCACCAACTTGCTATAGCCTTAAAGCGAAAAGGATACCAAATTACAGGTAGTGACGACGAAATTTTTGAGCCTGCCAAGTCTAACTTGGAAAAGGAAGGGCTTCTTCCCAGTGTAATCGGTTGGTTTCCAGAGCGAATTACAGGGGCTCTGGATGCCGTGCTGTTGGGTATGCATGCAAAGGCTGATAATCCGGAGCTAATAAAGGCAAAGGAGTTGGGGTTACCTATTTATTCGTTCCCTGAGTATATCTATAAGGAAAGTCAAAATAAAACAAGAGTAGCAGTAGGTGGAAGCCATGGCAAAACCACCACAACTGCCATGCTGATGCATGTGCTAAAGAATGCTGGTAAATCATTCGATTACTTAGTGGGAGCTCGTCTGGAAGGTTTTAACCAGTCGGTAGATATTACTGATGCACCCATTATTGTATGTGAAGCAGATGAATATCCGGCCAGCGCTATTGAAAGAAGACCAAAGTTTCACTTTCTTTTCCCTCATATAGCTATCCTAACCGGTATTGCCTGGGATCATATTAATGTGTTCCCCACTTTTGACAACTACCTGGAGCAGTTCCGCATTTTCATCAATAAAATAGAGCCAGAGGGATATTTGATCTATAATGAAGGCGATCAAACGTTAAAAGACTTAGTGGCTTCTATAGGCCGCAAGGATATTCATTACTATCCATATTCTGTTCCATCGTATACCATCAGCAATGGTGAAACACGTGTGTGTATAGAAGGGGAAGAAACCGCTTTAAAAGTATTTGGCAACCATAACCTTCTGAATATGCATGCGGCCTGGCTGGTATGTAAGCAGTTAGGGATATCAGCTAAAGCCTTTGTCCATGCTATTGGAAGTTTTACCGGGGCGGCCAAACGCTTGGAGTTACTCAGTAAGAATAATACAACTACAGTATACCGCGATTTTGCGCATGCACCTTCCAAAGTGAAAGCAACTATTGATGCGGTAAAAGAACAATTTCCTGATCGTAAGCTGGTTGCCCTGCTTGAGCTACACACGTATAGTAGTTTGAATGAGCAGTTTATGACAGAATACAAAGATGTTTTAAATGTGGCTGAAGAGGCAGCTGTGTATTACAGTAAACACGCCTTAGAGCTTAAACGGATGCCGGAGTTGAAAAAAGAGATGGTTAAAGCCGGTTTTGGTAAAGAGAATCTTCAGGTCTTGAATCAGAAGCAGGAGTTGGAGCAATGGTTGGCAGAACGCCAGTTTGACAATTCAGTAGTGCTGCTTATGAGCTCTGGAAACTATGATGGAATGGATGTAGAGGCTTTTGCCAAACACATTACCAAGGTGGGTGGATAA
- a CDS encoding ammonium transporter yields the protein MFKKLEATFQRPLISLKFSKTGALPFIILFVLVWLCLKFPSLPAAIPSFPSISAADTAWMLTATALVLIMTPGLAFFYGGMVSRKNVLSTMLQSFICMVVITVLWVTVGFSLAFGDSIGGIIGNPSSFFMMKGVMEGAPWKLAPTVPLIVFVFFQLKFAIVTPALITGAFAERIRFTSYLVFICLFSLFIYSPLAHATWHPEGILFKWGVLDFAGGTVVHMSAGVAALASALYMRMRNEPSHNPARITYVLLGTGLLWFGWFGFNAGSAFGANSLASIALGTTTTASAAAALAWVAFDAMRGKKPSAMGTCIGAVVGLVAITPAAGFVTIPHSIVIGVFSSIVSNLMVELRTRTSLDDTLDVFPCHGVGGIMGMLLTGVFAHKNINSAVTTNGLFYGESKLFIVQLLSMLGVFAFVLIGTMILLKITDAITPLRVSKREESLGLDRTQHGERL from the coding sequence ATGTTTAAAAAGCTGGAAGCTACGTTCCAACGGCCACTGATCAGCCTGAAGTTCAGCAAGACCGGAGCGCTACCCTTTATCATCCTTTTTGTATTGGTTTGGCTCTGTTTAAAATTTCCCAGCCTCCCTGCCGCTATCCCTTCCTTTCCATCGATCAGCGCCGCCGATACAGCCTGGATGCTTACCGCAACCGCATTGGTCTTAATTATGACGCCGGGACTTGCCTTCTTTTATGGCGGCATGGTTAGCAGAAAGAACGTGTTATCTACCATGCTTCAAAGCTTCATTTGCATGGTAGTTATTACTGTACTATGGGTCACCGTTGGATTTAGTTTAGCTTTTGGTGATTCTATTGGTGGTATCATTGGTAATCCTTCCAGCTTTTTTATGATGAAAGGTGTAATGGAAGGAGCTCCCTGGAAATTAGCTCCTACGGTGCCGTTGATCGTATTTGTGTTCTTCCAGCTAAAATTTGCCATAGTAACACCAGCACTGATCACTGGCGCCTTTGCTGAGCGGATACGCTTTACTTCCTATTTAGTATTTATTTGTTTATTCTCCTTATTCATTTATAGTCCGCTAGCACATGCCACCTGGCACCCGGAAGGTATCCTTTTCAAATGGGGTGTATTGGATTTTGCAGGTGGTACTGTAGTGCATATGAGCGCTGGAGTAGCCGCTTTGGCCAGCGCACTTTATATGCGCATGCGCAATGAGCCTTCGCATAACCCTGCCCGTATTACGTATGTATTGCTAGGCACGGGTTTGCTTTGGTTTGGCTGGTTTGGTTTCAATGCGGGTTCCGCCTTCGGTGCTAATAGTTTAGCCAGCATTGCATTAGGCACAACTACAACCGCTTCTGCAGCAGCAGCATTAGCATGGGTAGCGTTCGATGCCATGCGTGGCAAAAAGCCTTCGGCTATGGGTACCTGTATTGGTGCAGTAGTAGGCTTGGTGGCCATTACGCCTGCGGCAGGCTTTGTTACTATTCCTCATTCTATTGTTATTGGAGTTTTTAGCAGTATTGTCAGCAACCTGATGGTAGAACTAAGAACACGAACTTCCTTAGACGACACACTGGATGTGTTTCCATGTCATGGTGTAGGCGGTATCATGGGCATGTTATTAACGGGCGTATTTGCTCATAAAAATATTAATAGCGCTGTGACTACCAACGGGCTCTTTTATGGAGAAAGCAAGCTCTTTATTGTACAGTTACTGAGCATGCTAGGTGTTTTTGCGTTTGTGCTTATTGGAACAATGATCCTCTTAAAAATTACAGATGCAATTACCCCACTAAGGGTTAGCAAACGCGAAGAAAGCCTAGGCCTTGATAGGACACAGCATGGCGAAAGACTGTAA
- a CDS encoding polyprenol monophosphomannose synthase, whose amino-acid sequence MEKIVIIPTYNEKENIAQIIRAVHDLQQDFHVLVIDDGSPDGTATIVKELQGQYPNSLFLEERRGKLGLGTAYIHGFKWSLARGYNFIFEMDADFSHNPADLPRLYHACKVEGADVAIGSRYVKGGGVKNWPKNRIALSKGGSLYTRLILWMPVMDPTAGFVCYKKQALEAINFDAIQFVGYAFQIEMKYAAWKLGCRIIEVPIQFEDRKFGESKMSKGIIKEGVLGVINLRWSSLFKDYRRRVKKTHAKA is encoded by the coding sequence TTGGAGAAGATTGTTATCATACCTACATATAATGAGAAGGAGAATATTGCCCAGATCATAAGGGCGGTACATGATCTCCAGCAGGATTTTCATGTGCTAGTCATTGATGATGGTTCACCCGATGGCACTGCAACAATTGTAAAAGAGTTGCAAGGCCAATACCCAAATTCACTTTTTTTAGAGGAGCGTAGAGGTAAGTTGGGTTTAGGTACTGCGTATATCCATGGTTTCAAATGGTCGCTGGCAAGAGGTTACAATTTCATTTTTGAAATGGATGCCGATTTCTCCCATAACCCTGCCGATCTCCCTCGCTTATACCATGCTTGTAAAGTAGAGGGGGCCGATGTTGCCATAGGCTCACGTTATGTAAAAGGTGGTGGCGTAAAGAACTGGCCAAAAAATCGAATAGCCCTTTCCAAAGGTGGATCCCTTTATACACGTTTGATTTTGTGGATGCCTGTAATGGATCCTACAGCTGGCTTTGTTTGTTATAAAAAGCAAGCTTTAGAAGCCATTAACTTCGATGCCATCCAATTTGTGGGCTATGCTTTCCAGATAGAAATGAAATATGCTGCCTGGAAATTGGGGTGTCGTATAATAGAAGTGCCTATTCAGTTTGAAGACCGAAAATTCGGTGAATCTAAAATGAGTAAAGGCATTATCAAAGAAGGTGTGTTGGGTGTAATTAATCTTCGCTGGTCCAGTTTATTCAAGGATTATCGTAGACGTGTTAAAAAGACACATGCTAAGGCATAA
- a CDS encoding phosphoribosylanthranilate isomerase codes for MKIKVCGITDMDQLYELDEVGVAFAGFIFYPPSPRLALKRGLQGADVRRAKLKLCKVGVFVDASYDEIMRQIDAFGLDMVQLHGRESPYECSRISNYIDVIKAFRFAENDHVQWMIKDYYEDADHFLFDTGVPASKEERENKNLYGGTGRKFNWNRLKGLRIDKPFFLSGGIEPTDAYLVHEFMKDEVAKDLFVVDICSRFEIIPGVKDMEKVRGFIEQMEGK; via the coding sequence ATGAAGATCAAGGTTTGTGGCATAACAGACATGGATCAATTGTATGAGCTCGATGAAGTGGGAGTGGCTTTTGCTGGCTTTATCTTTTATCCTCCCAGTCCGCGTTTGGCTTTGAAAAGAGGATTGCAGGGAGCAGATGTCAGACGTGCAAAATTAAAACTTTGTAAGGTCGGCGTATTTGTAGACGCGTCGTACGATGAGATCATGAGACAGATTGATGCTTTCGGATTGGATATGGTGCAGTTGCATGGTCGCGAATCACCTTACGAATGTTCCCGCATTTCTAATTATATAGATGTGATCAAAGCCTTTCGCTTTGCAGAGAACGATCATGTGCAATGGATGATAAAGGACTATTATGAAGATGCCGACCATTTTTTATTTGATACAGGTGTGCCCGCATCAAAAGAAGAAAGGGAAAATAAAAACTTGTATGGCGGTACAGGCCGAAAGTTTAACTGGAATCGCTTAAAAGGCCTTCGCATAGATAAGCCCTTTTTTCTGAGTGGTGGCATAGAACCAACAGATGCCTATCTGGTACATGAGTTCATGAAAGACGAAGTTGCAAAAGATCTTTTTGTTGTCGATATCTGCAGCCGCTTCGAGATCATACCCGGAGTAAAGGATATGGAGAAGGTAAGAGGTTTCATAGAGCAAATGGAAGGCAAATAG
- a CDS encoding prolyl oligopeptidase family serine peptidase: MRTVLLSLFISPLFLFAQKKPLDHSVYDGWQSIGERTISNDGKWVVYTVTPQEGDAELVIQSSANSAVKKMVPRGYNPVITEDSRFVVFKIKPFFKDTRDARIKKKKPEDFPKDSIAIMELGKDNLWKTAKIKSFKTPQKAAGWVAFQKEKEPVASKPSAPTQKTVDSLKRSLDSLMLLVTELKNIKGGNRDMVDADDEPTGNSTTTDGSDLVLKRLGSSQDKTFKNVVDYTFSPNGKKLMMRVSKSARDANSKNAVVLYNLASGKLDTILKGGNDFKGFTFSEDGYRAAFVAERDTSAKALQRFYELYVYNEGDDSATLIVDKKSCGMRIGNTVSENGTITFSKNGNRLFFGTAPIVAPKDTSLIDIDLVKVDVWHYNDDYLQTQQLFNLQNDLKRSYLAVYDFTLNKMEPLGSKDIPTIYQTAQGDGQYFIAVTDTGRRVASQWSGNTLKDVYALEVATGKMTLVKKNHSGQIFSSYTGKYIVLYDNKNRNYWAWDGQSLKNITSGMKVPLYNEENDVPSDPSPYGIFTWHQNDSFAYVYDRYDMWRLDPTGKQKPVNLTGNGRSKKDVYRYVRLDNEERFFTTGQPLYFRVQNETTKKAGLVQGILTDQVVLNPVVETSAYNYNLLAKAKDAPAVIYTKESYTSSPDLYVQVGDKATKLSELNPQQAQYNWGTAELFTWKTFTGKQSEGILYKPEDFDPKKKYPMIIYFYEKLSDGLYNYNAPSPTPSRLNIPFYVSRGYLVFAPDITYTKGQPGKDAYNYIVSGAQALAKNSWVDAKNMAIQGQSWGGYQVAALITQTSMFKAAWAGAPVANMTSAYGGIRWESGNNRQFQYEKGQSRIGATLWEAPNKYIESSPLFQLPKVKTPLVIMSNDADGAVPWYQGIEFFTAMRRLGKPVWLLNYNGEAHNLVERKNRKDIQIRQQQYFDWLLKGEKPAKWLVEGVPAVKKGKEWGLEIVDYKVAPLQL; encoded by the coding sequence ATGAGAACTGTTTTACTGTCTTTGTTTATTTCTCCTCTTTTTCTCTTTGCCCAGAAAAAGCCGTTGGACCACTCGGTTTATGATGGATGGCAAAGTATAGGCGAGCGCACAATTAGTAATGACGGAAAATGGGTGGTGTATACCGTTACCCCTCAGGAAGGTGATGCTGAATTGGTTATTCAATCCAGTGCGAATTCCGCTGTCAAGAAAATGGTGCCACGTGGCTATAATCCTGTAATTACAGAAGACAGCCGTTTTGTGGTATTTAAGATCAAACCTTTTTTCAAGGATACCCGGGATGCTCGTATTAAAAAGAAAAAGCCGGAAGATTTTCCAAAGGACTCTATTGCTATTATGGAGTTAGGAAAAGATAATCTTTGGAAAACGGCTAAGATAAAATCATTCAAAACACCTCAGAAAGCTGCTGGATGGGTAGCATTCCAAAAGGAAAAAGAGCCGGTAGCTTCAAAACCATCAGCACCTACACAAAAAACAGTTGATAGCTTAAAGCGATCACTGGATTCCTTGATGCTTTTGGTTACGGAGTTAAAGAATATCAAAGGTGGCAATAGAGATATGGTTGATGCAGATGACGAGCCAACAGGTAATTCAACAACAACTGACGGTAGCGACCTGGTGTTAAAACGTTTAGGTTCTAGCCAGGATAAGACGTTCAAGAACGTAGTGGATTATACATTTAGCCCCAATGGAAAGAAATTGATGATGCGGGTTAGTAAGTCAGCACGCGATGCTAATAGCAAAAATGCGGTTGTTCTTTACAACCTGGCATCCGGTAAGCTGGATACGATTTTGAAAGGGGGAAACGATTTCAAAGGGTTTACCTTCTCAGAAGATGGTTACAGAGCTGCTTTTGTAGCGGAACGCGATACCAGTGCTAAGGCTTTACAGCGTTTTTATGAGTTGTATGTTTACAATGAAGGTGATGATAGTGCTACCCTTATTGTTGATAAGAAATCGTGTGGAATGAGGATCGGTAATACAGTTAGTGAAAATGGTACCATTACCTTCAGCAAAAATGGCAATCGTCTCTTCTTTGGAACAGCGCCTATTGTTGCTCCAAAAGATACTTCACTGATTGATATCGATTTGGTTAAGGTGGATGTGTGGCATTATAACGATGATTACTTGCAAACACAGCAATTGTTCAATCTGCAAAATGACCTGAAGCGTAGTTACCTGGCCGTATATGACTTTACCCTAAATAAGATGGAGCCTTTGGGATCTAAAGATATTCCTACTATTTACCAAACAGCACAAGGAGATGGTCAATACTTTATTGCCGTAACTGACACGGGTCGCAGAGTAGCCTCACAATGGAGTGGTAATACATTAAAGGATGTATATGCTTTAGAAGTAGCCACAGGTAAAATGACATTGGTGAAGAAGAATCATAGTGGACAGATTTTTTCCTCGTATACGGGCAAGTACATTGTGCTTTATGATAATAAAAACCGCAACTACTGGGCTTGGGACGGTCAATCCCTGAAAAATATCACTTCCGGTATGAAAGTTCCTTTATACAATGAAGAGAACGATGTGCCAAGTGACCCTTCCCCATATGGTATTTTTACATGGCATCAGAATGACAGCTTTGCCTATGTATATGATCGCTATGATATGTGGCGCCTTGATCCTACAGGTAAACAAAAGCCTGTAAATCTTACAGGTAATGGCCGCTCTAAGAAAGACGTTTATCGTTATGTTAGATTGGATAATGAAGAGCGTTTCTTTACAACGGGGCAACCACTTTACTTCCGCGTACAAAATGAAACTACTAAAAAAGCTGGTTTAGTACAAGGCATTTTAACTGACCAGGTGGTGTTAAATCCAGTAGTTGAAACCAGCGCTTATAATTATAATTTATTAGCAAAGGCAAAGGATGCACCTGCTGTTATTTATACAAAAGAAAGCTATACAAGTTCTCCTGATTTGTATGTACAGGTAGGTGATAAAGCAACCAAGCTTAGTGAGTTGAATCCACAGCAGGCACAATATAACTGGGGCACAGCGGAATTGTTTACTTGGAAGACCTTTACAGGCAAACAGTCTGAAGGTATTTTATATAAGCCGGAAGATTTTGACCCTAAGAAGAAATATCCAATGATCATTTACTTCTATGAAAAGCTTAGTGATGGTTTGTATAACTATAATGCACCAAGCCCAACACCAAGCCGCTTAAACATTCCATTTTATGTAAGCCGTGGTTACTTGGTGTTTGCTCCTGATATTACTTATACAAAGGGACAACCCGGTAAAGATGCTTATAATTATATTGTTAGCGGCGCACAGGCATTAGCAAAAAATAGCTGGGTAGATGCTAAGAATATGGCTATTCAAGGGCAAAGTTGGGGTGGCTACCAAGTAGCGGCGCTAATTACACAAACCTCTATGTTTAAAGCCGCTTGGGCGGGTGCACCAGTAGCAAATATGACCAGTGCTTATGGTGGTATCCGTTGGGAAAGCGGTAATAACCGCCAGTTCCAGTACGAAAAAGGACAAAGCCGTATTGGCGCCACTTTATGGGAAGCACCTAATAAGTATATTGAAAGCTCACCTTTATTCCAATTGCCGAAAGTAAAAACCCCACTGGTGATAATGTCCAATGATGCTGATGGTGCAGTACCTTGGTATCAAGGTATTGAGTTCTTTACAGCTATGCGTCGTTTAGGAAAGCCGGTTTGGTTGTTGAACTATAATGGTGAAGCGCATAACCTGGTAGAACGCAAAAACAGAAAAGATATCCAAATCCGTCAGCAGCAATATTTCGATTGGTTGTTGAAAGGAGAGAAGCCTGCCAAATGGCTGGTTGAGGGTGTGCCTGCTGTGAAGAAAGGAAAAGAATGGGGCTTAGAAATCGTTGACTATAAAGTAGCACCCCTTCAGTTATAA
- a CDS encoding DMT family transporter: MKKALLQLNAAVFLWGFTGVLGRLISLSETWLVWYRLLITVASLWLLYGLQKKIQKLPTKSILYIGLIGTIQALHWVCFYGSIKYSNVTISLTCLSTSALLSSLLEPLVLKKRFDPFEILLGLFAIAGIVVIYNTHLNFSVGIIIGLISALLTVIVSVLNKKMIDTYEPKSITLYQLTGGFVGLSILLPVYNYLFHIPLAKPAPLDWLWLVILSWVCTIFTFFLYIRSLKNISAFTMNLTLTLEPVYGILLAFLIFHENEVFNNWFYLGFGLIILAVALHTARIVMKKH; the protein is encoded by the coding sequence ATGAAGAAAGCCTTACTCCAACTAAACGCTGCTGTATTCCTATGGGGCTTTACGGGTGTGCTTGGCCGCTTAATCAGTTTAAGCGAAACTTGGTTGGTATGGTACCGTTTGTTAATTACAGTGGCTAGTTTATGGCTGTTATATGGCCTACAGAAAAAGATTCAAAAGCTTCCTACTAAATCCATTCTTTACATAGGTCTTATTGGAACTATTCAAGCGTTGCATTGGGTTTGCTTTTATGGCAGTATCAAGTATTCTAACGTAACCATTTCGCTCACCTGTTTGTCTACTTCAGCGCTGTTGTCCTCATTGCTGGAGCCATTGGTGCTAAAGAAACGATTTGATCCCTTTGAGATCCTTTTGGGGCTATTTGCCATTGCAGGAATTGTAGTGATCTATAACACCCACCTCAATTTTTCTGTTGGGATTATTATTGGTTTGATTTCTGCACTTCTGACGGTAATTGTATCCGTGCTTAATAAGAAAATGATCGATACCTACGAACCCAAAAGCATTACGTTGTATCAATTAACGGGAGGTTTTGTTGGTCTCAGTATTTTATTGCCGGTTTATAACTATTTGTTTCATATTCCTTTGGCTAAACCGGCACCTTTGGATTGGCTATGGTTGGTGATATTGAGCTGGGTGTGTACCATTTTTACTTTCTTTTTGTATATACGCTCCCTGAAGAACATATCGGCTTTTACTATGAATCTTACCTTGACCTTGGAGCCTGTATATGGAATTTTATTAGCCTTTCTTATCTTTCATGAGAACGAAGTATTCAACAACTGGTTCTATCTTGGTTTCGGATTAATCATTTTAGCCGTAGCCCTACACACCGCCCGCATAGTGATGAAAAAGCACTAG